The window AGCTGAAATGAGCGTGTGATGTTGATTCGACTCAGGAAATCCAGATCATGGGAGATAACCCACAGGGCACTTTGATAGTCGTTTAGGGCTTCCACCATTTGATCGACGGTTGTCATGTCTAAATTGTTAATGGGTTCATCTAGAATCAACAGATCGATTTCTGAAATCGTAATCATTGCGATCGCTAATCGCACCAACTCTCCACCGCTCAAGACAGACGCCACCTTATCAACATCGTCATTAAAAAATAGAAAATGACCCAGCTGTTGTCTTAATACCTGATAGTTGAGGGCAGGATTTGCCCGCTGCAGGTTTTGCAGCACCGTTTGGCTACGATCAATCAGCTCATAGCTTTGATCTAGATAAACCGTCCGCATATCTGCCAGTTGAACATCCCCCCCTTGCAACAAGGCGGGCGTAGACTCCAGCCCTAAAATTGCCTTGACCAGGCAAGATTTACCCGACCCGTTAATTCCTGAAATAGCAATGCGATCGCAACTCGAAACCCGAAGCTCAATATCTTTGAGCAATAATCGGTCTTCGACCCAAAGATTGGCATGATTGACTTCAATTAAATTTCGATGTTTTTGGCTGTGCTCCTCTAGCTGAATGCTGGTGATCTTATGGGTTCTGACTTTTGTATCGGTGACTTTTTGCGAGGCCGCAGCGATCGCTTTGTCATGTTTAACTTTCAATTTCCCCGCCACGGCCTCAGATTTGCGCTTTAAATTCCCAGCCAGAATGCGAGGCATGCCCCCATTGAGAGCTTTCTGCCGCCCATTTCGAGATGACTGGTGTGCCCGTTTTTGCTCGCTTAAAGCAGCTGCTTTCGTACGTTTAAAGACCTTTCGCGCGGCTTCGTGAGCTCTTGCTTTGGCGGCCGCTTCGAGTTGTTTTTGCGCCCGGTAGTCTGAGAAGTTACCTCCATACACCTGTAACCCTGCAGGGGTGAGTTCCCAAATCGTTTTAGCAACTTGATCTAGAAAGAATGGTTTGTGTGCAACAATCACAAACGCCCCCTGAAACTGGCAAAGCACCTGACTCAGAGTTTCTAGGGCCAGATAGTCCAGGTGATTTGTGGGCTCATCCAGCAATAAGAGATCGGGCGATTGGGATAAGCCAACAGCCAGAAATAGCTGAGTCAACTCACCACCGCTGAGAGTTTGCAGAGGCAACGATAAATCCAACGTTGTGTTGAATGTGGTTTCAAGCCTTTGCTCAATCTCCCACCACTCGTTAGAAATAGCACTGAGAAAATCGAGAACAGACTCTGACTGAATCGCTGCCCGAATCGTGCTGATTTGCGGCAGATAGTATGTTGAACCGTTACAGGTTACTGACCCTTGAGCAGGCCGTATCTGCCCCACTAAAATCTTAAGCAGTGTCGACTTGCCGACTCCATTATCGCCCACTAAAGCAATCCGATCGTGGGGTTTCAGGCTGAGATGAATTCCTTGAAATAAAGTCTGCGTAGACTCTAGTTTGTAGCTTAAATTCTCAGCAATTAAGTAGGGCTGTCGCTGGGTAGACATCCAGTACCTCCTTGCACAATAACGTTGCAAAGTTAGGCTGCTGATATAGCAGCAATATTTAGGGGTTTAAAAAATTAGAAGGTTGAGATGCAGTTTGGCCCTCAGCAGGTCGTTCCTAACCGATACCTGACCAAAGGGTTGCCAAATCAGCCTGATTCCAACAGCTGAACGGACACCTAAATCTGCAATCTATGTCAAATGCTACTTCATCTTTTTGTGGCTTGAAGTGTCTTGCACCAGGGTAGCGCAACCGCCCAGACAACGTCCAGCGATCACAGTGCTCAATTAAAGCACCAGTTTTTATCCTAGCGCTGGCTAAGAGCCGCTTGCCGCTGTTGAATATCGGCAATTGTGGCATCTGGGATCGCCGCGATGAGCTGTTGAGTGTAAGGCTGTTGCGGTGAATTGTAGATGGCTTCCGCTGGGCCAATTTCTTCGATGTGCCCCTGGTTCATCACCATGATGCGATCGCTGACAAACTTAACGACGCTGAGATCGTGGGAGATAAAAATGTAGGTGAGATTAAAGTCCTGCTGCAGGTCTTTCAGCAAGTTCAGCACCTGGGCCTGCACAGAGACATCCAGCGCTGACACCGACTCATCGCAAATAATAAATTTCGGTTCGCAGGCCAGGGTACGCGCAATACAAATGCGCTGGCGTTGCCCCCCTGAAAATTCATGGGGCATGCGTCTGAGGGCATCGGCCTCTAACCCTACCCGCTCCAGTAAACTGGTGGCACGGGCCTGGCGCTCTGCCTCACTGTCACCGAGACCGTGGATGCGCATGGGTTCAGTAATGGCTGCGCCAATGCTCTGGCGGGCGTCAAGGGAGCCATAGGGATTTTGAAACACAATCTGCATTTCTCGTCGTAGCTGACGCATCTCCGCTGGGGTCAGATCGAGTACTGAGCGCCCCTCAAAGTGAATCATGCCTGAGGTGGGCTCAATCAGACGTAGCAAACAGCGACTGAGGGTTGACTTACCACAGCCCGACTCGCCAACTAGCCCCAGCGTCTCACCTGGATAGACATCAAAACTGACGGTATCGACTGCTCGCAGTTCAGTTCTGGCCCCAAAAAAGCCCTGCCGCATGGGAAACGCCTTAATCAAGTTTTGCACCTGTAGCAAGGGAGGGTGTTGCAACAACCCCTGGCGATGCTGCTCAATTTCCTGGGGGCTGACCTCGGCCAGCAGTTCTGCTTTTTCCGCCGCTGTCCGCACCTTGGCCACTACCTGCACAGCCTGACCATTTTCAGCCGAGCGCGTTTCCATAAAGTCACTCACGGTGGGGAGCCGTCGCAGCTGCTGTTGGGGTCGGGGCCGACAGTTCAACAACCCCTGGGTGTATGGATGTTGCGGGTTGGCAAAGAGGTCATAGACGGGGGCAATTTCAACCAGGTCGCCCTTATACATGACTGCGACGCGATCGGCAATTTCTGAGACGACGCCCATATCATGGGTAATGAAGACGGTGGCAGTGCCCCGCGCCACCTGCAAGTCTCGCAGCAGATCTAGGATAGTGGCCTGAATGGTGACATCCAGCGCAGTGGTGGGTTCATCGGCAATGAGCACCGCTGGGTTACCGGCCAGGGCGATCGCGATCATGACCCGCTGCTGCTGGCCGCCAGAGAGCTGATGAGGATAGCGGCCTAAAATCTCCTGGGGATGAGGCAGCTTAACTTCCTCAAAGAGTTCTATGGCCTTAGCTCTCGCGGCTTTGGCAGTCAACTCCTGATGCAGTCGCAGGGCTTCCACCAGCTGATCGCCACAGGTATACACCGGGTTAAGCGAGGTCAGCGGTTCCTGAAAAATCATGGAAATTAGCTTGCCCCGATACTGCCGCCGCGCTTCCCGTGATAGCGTGAGCAAATCAACCGGGTCGGCATCAGGGTGATTCGGATCGCGAAACCAAATTTCACCCGACAACTCAACCCCCTGCCCCAGCAGCCCAATGAGGGCTAGCGACGTTACAGACTTGCCGGATCCAGACTCACCGACCAGACCTAATGTCTCCCCAGACGCGAGCGCAAATGACACCGCTTTAACCGCTCGCACCGGCCCCGATTTGGTCGGAAACGTCACAGAGAGGTTGCGAACATCAAGGATGGGAAAAGGCATTGGGGATACCCGGTTAACGATCAAATCTTCTGACAAGAACCTGGTGAGGTATTTTTCTGCAGGACTTCTGCAGCGATTAAACACTGCCTAATATTACCTAAAAAGTGCGAATACAGGCGCAACAGATGTTACCAGATAACGAGCAATCATAAAGATAAACCTACTATTCCTGGAGCGATCTAGCATTTTGTGATGTCCCCTAAATTGATCTCCAAAACATAAATATTTTTTATCTAGAAGAATCTATATGAAGTCAATAGACGTTACCGTCGAAGGCGATCGCGCAGCATAAAAATTCTGGGGCAAGCCCTGAGACTTATGCGCATCTAGCGCCAACCTTGACAACCTTAATTGTCTGCTAGCTCCAGCAGATCGCGCTAAAGACGACCTATTCCGCTGAGATGAAACCTAGTAGCGGCAATACTTTCACTGGCTTGTACTAATACACTATCTAAACATTTTTTCAAAGCTTGCCACCCCAACACAGGGTAAAGTACACCTCCTGGCAAACTCTTAAGAAAAGCTCAAGACATCCCTTTTAGGCCCAGCCAGCATCAGGAGATACCGCCCCGGCTCCACTGAGAAGAGCGGCAAGAAATAGAACGAGATGTATTCCTTTACTCACTTTTTTGTACGAAGATTCATGTAGGTTTTGGACATTTGATTGAGGCGCTTGGTAGAGTGCCATTCAACCTATTTTTTGCACATCAGGAGTTGAGTATATGCGCAACCGAGGGTTTTTCCGGCAGCGGTTTCGACGAGTTTTTTTAGCCTTATTTGCGCTGACCTTAGCGTTGGTTCTCGCTAACTGCGGCGGTTCTTCCCCAGAGGGAGCGGGCGATGCGCCTTCCGCCGATGAGGCAGCAGCTCCGGCAGAAACAGGAGCGTTGGTGTTTGGCTCAGGGGGTCAGCCGGTTAACCTCACGCCAGGCAACGTGACCGATGGCAACTCTCTCTATGTGCAGCAGCAAATTTACAACTACCTGATTGAGGATGAAGCCGGCACAACCGATCTCATCCCTGCCTTAGCCACTGAGTGGAGCGCCTCTGAAGATGGTTTGACGTGGACGTTTCTGCTGCGCGAAGGGGTCAAGTTTCACGACGGCACCGACTTTAACGCCGACGCGGTTGTGTTTAATGTCAACCGCTGGTGGGATCCAGACTTTGAATATGGTTACCGGGCCGAGGGCAATCTCTATGAGATTTGGACTGATCTTTTTGGCGGCTTCAAAGGCGATGAGGCCTCTACTCTGGTTGATGTGCGAGCAGTGGATGATCTGACCGTAGAGTTTGAATTGGCAGAACCGTTTGCAGCCTTTCCGGCGGCAGTTTCATCGGCCTACTTTGGCATCGGCAGCCCCACGGCCATGCAAGAAGCTGGCGCAAACTATGGGACGCCGTCTGGAGTAGCAGTGGGGACTGGCCCCTTTATGTTTGAAGAGTGGCGCAGTGGCGATCGCATCACCCTCTCTAAGTTTGATGACTATTGGAAAGAAGGGTTGCCCAACAGCGAGCAGTTGGTGATTAGTTTTGTGGAAGACCCCGCGGCTCGCCTCGCACAGCTACGGGCCGGAACGCTGGACTTCACGGTGGATCTCACCCCGGATCAGCTGCCTGAAATTGAGTCGGATCCAAACCTAGAAGCTGTTTTCCGACCCTCGTTTAATGTAGGGTATTTGGCCCTCAACCCCAGCTATGAGCCTCTGGCTTCGGTAGAAGTGCGCCAGGCCATTGCCCAAGCAATTAATAAAGCCGACATTGTCGAGGCTTTTTGGGGAGATTTGGGGGTAACCGACGGTCACTTTGTGCCCCCCTCTCTGGAAAACTACACCAGCGATGAGGTGAGTGACTATGCGTACGATCCGGAAGCAGCCCAAGCCGCGATCGCAGCGGCAGGCTACCCAGATGGCTTTGCCCTAGACCTGTGGTACATGCCGGTAAGTCGCCCTTATTTCCCCAACCCGAAGCCCATTGCAGAGGCCTTTTCTGCTGAACTCAGCCAAATTGGGATTCGGGTCAATTTGCAAACGAAAGACTGGGGCGCCTATTTAGAAGATCGCAACACCGCCCCCGGATTCCAGTCCTTCATGCTGGGCTGGACAGGGGACTACGGAGATCCCGACAACTTCCTCTATGCTCACTTTGGCCCGGGTGCCACTCAAGATTTGGGAGATTACCAAAATCCTGAGCTGTTTGACCTGTTGAACCAGGCGCGGGTTGCCAGTGAGCAGAGTGAGCGAGAGGCGCTCTACCAACAGATCGATACGCTGCTGTTTGAAGAAGCGCTGCGGATTCCGATTGTGCATTCTCAGCCCCTGCTGGCCAAACGAACCGGGGTTGAAGGGTGGGTACCCAGCCCGCTGGCGAACGAAGACTTTACTGAAGTTGAGAAGATGTAATTAGGGGTCCCGTGGGCAGATACATTCTTAGACGTTTGTTTCAGCTAGTCCCCGTTTTGCTGGGTATTTCACTCCTTGTGTTTGCCTTTTTACACCTGATTCCGGGGGATCCGGCGGTAACGCTGCTGGGAGATCGCGCCACCCCCGATCAGGTAGCAGCATTGCGGGAGCGGATGGGCCTCAATGAGCCCTTGCCGCTGCAGTATCTCTCTTTTCTGGGGAATCTGCTGACGTTTAACTTAGGCACCAGCATTTTTACCGGTGTCCCGATCTGGGATGAGATTAAGCTGCGCTGGCCGGCAACCTTTGAACTCTCAGTGGTAGCAATGGTGATTGCCCTGGTGCTGGGTATCCCAGCAGGGGTCATTGCTGCCGTGCGCAAAAACAGCCTGGTCGACAACCTGACCATGAGCGGCTCCCTTCTGGGGGTATCGATGCCGGTTTACTGGTTAGGGCTGTTGCTGGTTTACCTGTTTGCGGTCAATTTGCAGTGGTTACCGCCCAGTGGGCGCATTGGGGTCGATGTGGGCTACACTTTTGAGCCCATTACTGGCTTTTTTATTTTTGATGCGCTCATTCAGGGGAACTTTCAGGCTCTGCAAAATATTCTGTCTCACTTGGTTCTACCAGCGGTGACGCTGAGTACGATTCCGCTGGCAATTTTGGCACGAATTACCCGCAGCGCCATGCTAGAGGTGCTTTCGCAAGACTACATTCGTACTGCCCGGGCAAAAGGACTGCTGGAATTTTGGGTAATCGGCAAACACGCACTCAAAAATGCCATGTTGCCGGTAGTGACAATTGTGGGGCTAGAGTTTGGCACACTGTTGGGCGGTGCGATTCTCACAGAAACGATTTTCTCCTGGCCAGGTATTGGCAAATGGATCTATGAGGGAATCTTGCAGCGCGATTATCCAGTGGTGCAGGGGGGTGTCGTGTTTGTGGCGTTTGTGTTTGTACTGGTCAATCTGATTGTCGATATTTCCTACGCACTGTTAGATCCCAGGATTCAATACAAATAACCAGACCGCTTCATATCCTCATTGAAGTTTTCGAGCCCCGATCCGCGCTCTGGGCAGGGTAGTTTCTCTGGAGAGAGAACAGAACGGGGCGCTGCCTCACGCTGCTTCAGTTTCCAGAACGAAGTTAAAGGTCGCCTGTTTGCCTTCAGCCCCCTCGCGAACTGACATCAGTAACTCTGGCTGAAACAAGAAATCGTCTTGGTTCAAGGGTTCTTCGGGGAAATAGAGCTGCGTCGTGAGGCCAGTTTTATCAGAGTCTCGCACTCTGACATGAAAATGGCGGGTGCGACCGGGGTAGACACCTGGCACGATCGTTTCCAGGCTGTAGCGACCTTCTGCATCTGTAAACTGGTGACCTCGCAAGGTGTAGCCGCTGTTGTCATACTCACCTCGATCATTGGCGTGCCAAAAATCTACCCGGGCATTTGCAATGGGTGTGCAGTTTGATGACAGCACCTGGCCGGTCACAATAATGCGGGTTCCTGTAATGCCAGGCTCTAGCAAAGAGGTGCGCTCTGGTGAATTTGGGGTGTAAAAAGGTCCTGCTGTTTGAGACGGGGTCGAACCGCCATCATCACAGGCGGGGGTGGGCGGCAATCTTTGGGCTTGAGAGGGTTGACTCGCAGCATTCAGAGCCTGACGAGGACCCCCTTGGCGACACGTCACCAACAC is drawn from Leptolyngbya sp. SIO1E4 and contains these coding sequences:
- a CDS encoding ABC-F family ATP-binding cassette domain-containing protein, with protein sequence MSTQRQPYLIAENLSYKLESTQTLFQGIHLSLKPHDRIALVGDNGVGKSTLLKILVGQIRPAQGSVTCNGSTYYLPQISTIRAAIQSESVLDFLSAISNEWWEIEQRLETTFNTTLDLSLPLQTLSGGELTQLFLAVGLSQSPDLLLLDEPTNHLDYLALETLSQVLCQFQGAFVIVAHKPFFLDQVAKTIWELTPAGLQVYGGNFSDYRAQKQLEAAAKARAHEAARKVFKRTKAAALSEQKRAHQSSRNGRQKALNGGMPRILAGNLKRKSEAVAGKLKVKHDKAIAAASQKVTDTKVRTHKITSIQLEEHSQKHRNLIEVNHANLWVEDRLLLKDIELRVSSCDRIAISGINGSGKSCLVKAILGLESTPALLQGGDVQLADMRTVYLDQSYELIDRSQTVLQNLQRANPALNYQVLRQQLGHFLFFNDDVDKVASVLSGGELVRLAIAMITISEIDLLILDEPINNLDMTTVDQMVEALNDYQSALWVISHDLDFLSRINITRSFQLKHQTLRPTVYLPNEQLRYHSHLLEE
- a CDS encoding ABC transporter ATP-binding protein: MPFPILDVRNLSVTFPTKSGPVRAVKAVSFALASGETLGLVGESGSGKSVTSLALIGLLGQGVELSGEIWFRDPNHPDADPVDLLTLSREARRQYRGKLISMIFQEPLTSLNPVYTCGDQLVEALRLHQELTAKAARAKAIELFEEVKLPHPQEILGRYPHQLSGGQQQRVMIAIALAGNPAVLIADEPTTALDVTIQATILDLLRDLQVARGTATVFITHDMGVVSEIADRVAVMYKGDLVEIAPVYDLFANPQHPYTQGLLNCRPRPQQQLRRLPTVSDFMETRSAENGQAVQVVAKVRTAAEKAELLAEVSPQEIEQHRQGLLQHPPLLQVQNLIKAFPMRQGFFGARTELRAVDTVSFDVYPGETLGLVGESGCGKSTLSRCLLRLIEPTSGMIHFEGRSVLDLTPAEMRQLRREMQIVFQNPYGSLDARQSIGAAITEPMRIHGLGDSEAERQARATSLLERVGLEADALRRMPHEFSGGQRQRICIARTLACEPKFIICDESVSALDVSVQAQVLNLLKDLQQDFNLTYIFISHDLSVVKFVSDRIMVMNQGHIEEIGPAEAIYNSPQQPYTQQLIAAIPDATIADIQQRQAALSQR
- a CDS encoding ABC transporter substrate-binding protein translates to MRNRGFFRQRFRRVFLALFALTLALVLANCGGSSPEGAGDAPSADEAAAPAETGALVFGSGGQPVNLTPGNVTDGNSLYVQQQIYNYLIEDEAGTTDLIPALATEWSASEDGLTWTFLLREGVKFHDGTDFNADAVVFNVNRWWDPDFEYGYRAEGNLYEIWTDLFGGFKGDEASTLVDVRAVDDLTVEFELAEPFAAFPAAVSSAYFGIGSPTAMQEAGANYGTPSGVAVGTGPFMFEEWRSGDRITLSKFDDYWKEGLPNSEQLVISFVEDPAARLAQLRAGTLDFTVDLTPDQLPEIESDPNLEAVFRPSFNVGYLALNPSYEPLASVEVRQAIAQAINKADIVEAFWGDLGVTDGHFVPPSLENYTSDEVSDYAYDPEAAQAAIAAAGYPDGFALDLWYMPVSRPYFPNPKPIAEAFSAELSQIGIRVNLQTKDWGAYLEDRNTAPGFQSFMLGWTGDYGDPDNFLYAHFGPGATQDLGDYQNPELFDLLNQARVASEQSEREALYQQIDTLLFEEALRIPIVHSQPLLAKRTGVEGWVPSPLANEDFTEVEKM
- a CDS encoding ABC transporter permease — its product is MGRYILRRLFQLVPVLLGISLLVFAFLHLIPGDPAVTLLGDRATPDQVAALRERMGLNEPLPLQYLSFLGNLLTFNLGTSIFTGVPIWDEIKLRWPATFELSVVAMVIALVLGIPAGVIAAVRKNSLVDNLTMSGSLLGVSMPVYWLGLLLVYLFAVNLQWLPPSGRIGVDVGYTFEPITGFFIFDALIQGNFQALQNILSHLVLPAVTLSTIPLAILARITRSAMLEVLSQDYIRTARAKGLLEFWVIGKHALKNAMLPVVTIVGLEFGTLLGGAILTETIFSWPGIGKWIYEGILQRDYPVVQGGVVFVAFVFVLVNLIVDISYALLDPRIQYK
- a CDS encoding intradiol ring-cleavage dioxygenase, yielding MAPPMLASFVLVTCRQGGPRQALNAASQPSQAQRLPPTPACDDGGSTPSQTAGPFYTPNSPERTSLLEPGITGTRIIVTGQVLSSNCTPIANARVDFWHANDRGEYDNSGYTLRGHQFTDAEGRYSLETIVPGVYPGRTRHFHVRVRDSDKTGLTTQLYFPEEPLNQDDFLFQPELLMSVREGAEGKQATFNFVLETEAA